From the Lolium rigidum isolate FL_2022 chromosome 2, APGP_CSIRO_Lrig_0.1, whole genome shotgun sequence genome, one window contains:
- the LOC124686516 gene encoding protein RGF1 INDUCIBLE TRANSCRIPTION FACTOR 1-like, translating into MGMRVPGWVGGLVEESFFVGCEAHESRKKNEKNIFCLACCTSICPHCAPAHRHHPLLQVRRYVYNDVVRLGDLEKLIDCSYVQPYTINSAKVIFLKPRPQSRPFKGTGNVCLTCDRILQEPFHFCCLSCKVDHVVDQGGDLSNILLYHAGDGLPFPRFENLHVGDADSGQVTPNSILEDPVHHHNGYGYGGGGSGGSSDNAGNGDGGGETVVKRKKGGGFFPKIVLSLGNRRKGAPHRSPLA; encoded by the exons atggggatgAGGGTGCCGGGGTGGGTTGGGGGCCTGGTGGAGGAGAGCTTCTTCGTGGGGTGCGAGGCGCACGAGAGCCGCAAGAAGAACGAGAAGAACATCTTCTGTCTCGCCTGCTGCACCAGCATCTGCCCGCACTGCGCCCCAGCTCACCGCCACCATCCCCTCCTCCAG GTGCGGCGATACGTGTACAATGACGTCGTCCGCCTGGGTGACCTCGAGAAGCTCATCGACTGCTCCTATGTCCAG CCCTACACGATCAACAGCGCTAAGGTGATCTTCCTCAAGCCCAGGCCTCAGTCCAGGCCGTTCAAGGGCACCGGTAACGTCTGCCTCACATGTGACAGGATCCTCCAGGAGCCCTTCCACTTCTGCTGCCTCTCCTGCAAG GTGGACCATGTGGTGGACCAGGGAGGGGACCTCTCCAACATCCTGCTCTACCACGCCGGCGACGGTCTACCCTTCCCACGCTTTGAGAACCTCCACGTCGGCGATGCCGACTCGGGCCAGGTCACGCCAAACTCGATCCTCGAGGACCCGGTGCATCACCacaatggctatggctatggtggtggtggcagcggcGGGTCGAGCGATAATGCAGGTAATGGCGATGGTGGTGGCGAGACGGTGGTGAAGAGGAAGAAAGGAGGAGGGTTCTTCCCCAAGATTGTGCTGTCACTGGGCAACAGGAGGAAGGGTGCACCCCACAGATCCCCTCTAGCCTGA